The Bombus terrestris chromosome 9, iyBomTerr1.2, whole genome shotgun sequence genome contains a region encoding:
- the LOC100643975 gene encoding vitamin K-dependent protein C — protein sequence MKLQNFLKYIFCGLLLVLTSRFIHCNKFNSSDIGDDELRQTRGVLDYLLGRFKTCGNCLCGRPNRFVEARFLGGEYTKAHEFPWLANIHVKSKLLLSGVLINDRYVLSSASQLIGVTTPEVKISFGEHDRCNLDVSSTTVSVESLVLYPEYNVESHAHNLALMKLSQPIKFERRISPICLPNPGSTYLGQVGTLVGWIVSTEEDTNNNQTCRPRKLGLPILGRDECISSGINPTNFHNDSGCAGILGGSSIVCENDVGSSVQYRSYAGVYDLVGIISDVNKCGSTPAISIFTRVGPHLNWILQQTKDACYCSK from the exons ATGAAGCTGCAAAACTTcctcaaatatattttttgtggtTTGCTGTTGGTGCTCACTTCGAGGTTCATTCACTGCAATAAATTTAACTCATCC GACATAGGAGATGACGAACTGCGGCAAACACGAGGTGTTCTGGACTACCTGCTTGGGAGATTTAAAACATGCGGCAATTGTC TTTGCGGAAGACCAAATCGATTTGTTGAGGCACGATTCCTTGGCGGGGAGTACACGAAGGCTCATGAATTTCCCTGGCTTGCAAATATTCACGTGAAATCAAAATTACTTCTCAGCGGAGTTCTAATAAACGATCGTTATGTTTTATCCTCTGCCAGCCAACTCATTGG TGTAACCACGCCGgaagtaaaaatatcttttggAGAACACGATCGATGTAACTTGGATGTATCATCGACCACAGTTAGCGTTGAATCTTTGGTTCTATATCCGGAGTATAACGTAGAATCACATGCTCATAACTTGGCACTGATGAAATTAAGTCAGCCAATTAAATTCGAGAGAAGAATCTCTCCCATTTGTTTGCCAAACCCAG GTTCGACTTATCTGGGACAAGTTGGAACTTTGGTTGGGTGGATAGTGAGCACAGAGGAAGATACGAACAACAATCAGACTTGTCGACCGCGAAAATTGGGTCTTCCAATTTTGGGACGCGACGAGTGTATTAGTTCTGGCATAAATCCTACAAATTTTCACAACGATTCCGGCTGTGCTGGAATATTAGGTGGAAGCTCTATTGTATGCGAG aatgaTGTAGGTTCTTCAGTGCAATATCGTTCATATGCTGGAGTATATGATCTAGTCG GTATAATTTCGGATGTAAATAAATGTGGTAGCACCCCTGCCATTTCGATATTTACAAGAGTTGGTCCACATCTAAATTGGATATTACAGCAAACCAAAGATGCGTGCTATTGTTCAAAATAA
- the LOC100644177 gene encoding trypsin-1 isoform X1, with product MKFSQCVVLLVGLYLASKTCQASTFGERVKNFFGIFGNKPPYAMEAPAPCYCSCGLRNEESRIVGGQTTRMNEFPWMARLSYLNKFYCGGTLINDRYVLTAAHCVKGPIFRFMWFMIKVTFGEHDRCTERGAETRYVVRVLTGDFSFLNFDNDIALLRLNERVPLSDTIRPICLPTEKDKQYVGTKAIASGWGTLYEDGKPSCLLQEVEVPVMSLQDCRNTSYSPRMISDNMMCAGYPDGKKDSCQGDSGGPLIAEREDKKYELIGIVSWGNGCARPGYPGVYTRVTRYINWIVYHSREGCFCEQN from the exons ATGAAGTTTTCCCAGTGCGTTGTATTATTGGTCGGTCTGTATCTGGCTTCAAAAACTTGTCAA GCAAGTACTTTCGGTGAGAGGGTGAAAAACTTTTTTGGTATTTTTGGTAACAAACCACCGTACGCCATGGAAGCACCTGCACCTTGTTACTGTA GTTGCGGTCTGCGGAACGAAGAAAGCCGAATAGTCGGTGGTCAAACTACTCGCATGAACGAATTCCCATGGATGGCCAGGCTTTCGTATTTGAACAAATTCTACTGTGGTGGAACGTTGATTAATGATCGCTACGTCCTGACCGCGGCTCACTGTGTCAAAGG CCCCATTTTCAGGTTCATGTGGTTCATGATCAAGGTCACGTTCGGTGAACACGACAGGTGTACCGAGAGAGGAGCTGAGACCAGATACGTGGTCAGAGTGTTAACCGGTGATTTCAGTTTCCTCAATTTCGACAATGACATCGCGCTTTTACGGCTGAACGAAAGAGTGCCTCTCAGCGACACTATAAGGCCCATATGTTTGCCAACAGAAAAAG ATAAGCAATACGTTGGAACGAAAGCAATCGCGTCCGGCTGGGGTACCTTGTACGAGGATGGGAAGCCATCTTGCCTGCTGCAGGAAGTCGAGGTACCGGTTATGAGCCTTCAGGATTGCCGTAACACAAGCTACAGTCCACGTATGATCTCTGATAACATGATGTGCGCTGGATATCCCGATGGGAAAAAGGATTCTTGTCAG GGTGATAGCGGAGGACCACTGATAGCCGAACGCGAAGACAAGAAATACGAACTCATAGGTATAGTATCCTGGGGAAACGGATGTGCTCGACCAGGATACCCTGGCGTTTACACAAGAGTCACACGATACATAAACTGGATAGTTTACCACTCGCGAGAGGGATGTTTCTGTGAACAAAATTAA
- the LOC100644177 gene encoding trypsin-1 isoform X2, with protein sequence MKFSQCVVLLVGLYLASKTCQASTFGERVKNFFGIFGNKPPYAMEAPAPCYCSCGLRNEESRIVGGQTTRMNEFPWMARLSYLNKFYCGGTLINDRYVLTAAHCVKGFMWFMIKVTFGEHDRCTERGAETRYVVRVLTGDFSFLNFDNDIALLRLNERVPLSDTIRPICLPTEKDKQYVGTKAIASGWGTLYEDGKPSCLLQEVEVPVMSLQDCRNTSYSPRMISDNMMCAGYPDGKKDSCQGDSGGPLIAEREDKKYELIGIVSWGNGCARPGYPGVYTRVTRYINWIVYHSREGCFCEQN encoded by the exons ATGAAGTTTTCCCAGTGCGTTGTATTATTGGTCGGTCTGTATCTGGCTTCAAAAACTTGTCAA GCAAGTACTTTCGGTGAGAGGGTGAAAAACTTTTTTGGTATTTTTGGTAACAAACCACCGTACGCCATGGAAGCACCTGCACCTTGTTACTGTA GTTGCGGTCTGCGGAACGAAGAAAGCCGAATAGTCGGTGGTCAAACTACTCGCATGAACGAATTCCCATGGATGGCCAGGCTTTCGTATTTGAACAAATTCTACTGTGGTGGAACGTTGATTAATGATCGCTACGTCCTGACCGCGGCTCACTGTGTCAAAGG GTTCATGTGGTTCATGATCAAGGTCACGTTCGGTGAACACGACAGGTGTACCGAGAGAGGAGCTGAGACCAGATACGTGGTCAGAGTGTTAACCGGTGATTTCAGTTTCCTCAATTTCGACAATGACATCGCGCTTTTACGGCTGAACGAAAGAGTGCCTCTCAGCGACACTATAAGGCCCATATGTTTGCCAACAGAAAAAG ATAAGCAATACGTTGGAACGAAAGCAATCGCGTCCGGCTGGGGTACCTTGTACGAGGATGGGAAGCCATCTTGCCTGCTGCAGGAAGTCGAGGTACCGGTTATGAGCCTTCAGGATTGCCGTAACACAAGCTACAGTCCACGTATGATCTCTGATAACATGATGTGCGCTGGATATCCCGATGGGAAAAAGGATTCTTGTCAG GGTGATAGCGGAGGACCACTGATAGCCGAACGCGAAGACAAGAAATACGAACTCATAGGTATAGTATCCTGGGGAAACGGATGTGCTCGACCAGGATACCCTGGCGTTTACACAAGAGTCACACGATACATAAACTGGATAGTTTACCACTCGCGAGAGGGATGTTTCTGTGAACAAAATTAA
- the LOC100644408 gene encoding trypsin-1 isoform X2 has product MRAVSAIIRHRNFDMNSYNHDVALLKLRKSVKFSKTVKPVCLPQKGSDPAGKEGTVVGWGRTSEGGALAGQVHEVQVPILSLIQCRKMKYRANRITENMICAGRGSQDSCQGDSGGPLLVHEGDRLEIVGIVSWGVGCGRPGYPGVYTRVTRYLNWINTNMKEGCICTN; this is encoded by the exons ATGAGAGCAGTGAGCGCTATAATTCGTCACAGGAACTTCGACATGAATTCGTACAATCACGACGTCGCCTTATTGAAACTTCGCAAATCTGTGAAATTTTCTAAAACTGTCAAACCCGTATGTTTACCTcaaaaag GTAGCGATCCAGCTGGTAAAGAAGGCACCGTGGTAGGCTGGGGGCGGACATCTGAAGGAGGTGCGCTTGCTGGACAAGTCCATGAAGTACAAGTGCCGATATTAAGTTTAATACAATGCCGTAAAATGAAATATCGCGCTAATCGAATCACGGAAAACATGATCTGTGCTGGTCGAGGCAGTCAGGATTCTTGTCAAGGAGATAGTGGCGGACCTTTACTTGTGCACGAAGGCGACAGGCTTGAAATAGTTG GAATAGTGTCCTGGGGTGTTGGTTGCGGAAGACCAGGATATCCTGGAGTATACACCAGGGTAACTAGGTACCTGAATTGGATCAATACGAATATGAAAGAAGGATGTATATgtacaaattaa
- the LOC100643770 gene encoding trans-Golgi network integral membrane protein TGN38 isoform X1, with product MENYAFRSLFGFTIFASFLYCMKVSDVLSAPTTLRIIDVIKNKNYLNCNVQPFFYENNITSVCNNLTYSVDKHDLKSTNILLCFAFLDGLYKVCHSNEVPKEYNNTTTFYSYIQSLVPGEKENDRDEFCGNISDINIAYKQLERQLSYIKSLRFCYQECFDKSGKFTPLCAILAWNKHISDTKQINTNNKSQGDMNEKEDDKDVNPDPQVQHPSPGTDKLSSEALKGNDNKNKTQIDRHTDVNAVITIPPLQGKQNNIKFSIKPNESNIDGINTSPTGNKRKESENGKNDVENIEPPPKSNDKGGIGKEEITDTNSVNNEDGGNKNDGSEDVTTSTLSENTQEQGFSHEWNPHVQGDELSIDPNNRPEQPEDTAYQGQGITEQRNVMSSYNNIRLDDESHYFTYFSVLSLISIAAYIGYYNKQKILAIVLEGRRSRNRGRRRSSAVNYTKLDCTLEEAVTSQCNANVTHVIY from the exons ATGGAAAACTACGCATTTCGTTCACTTTTCGGTTTTACTATATTCGCTTCTTTTCTTTACTGTATGAAAGTGTCAGATGTACTAAGTGCACCAACAACTCTACGTATTAtagatgtaataaaaaataagaattacTTAAATTGTAATGTACAACcgtttttttatgaaaataatattacatcAGTTTGTAATAATTTAACATATTCTGTGGATAAGCATGATTTAAAGTCAACGAATATCCTTTTATGTTTTGCATTCCTTGATGGATTGTATAAAGTTTGTCACTCTAATGAAGTTCccaaagaatataataatacaactacattttattcatatattcaaaGTTTGGTCCCTggtgaaaaagaaaacgatagaGATGAGTTTTGTGGTAATATTAGTGACATTAATATTGCATATAAACAATTGGAACGTCAGTTATCATATATAAAGTCTTTACGTTTCTGCTATCAGGAGTGCTTTGATAAATCAGGTAAATTTACTCCACTTTGTGCGATATTAGCATGGAACAAACATATTAGTGATacaaaacaaataaatacaaataataagtCTCAAGGTGACATGAATGAGAAGGAAGATGATAAAGATGTAAACCCAGATCCACAAGTACAGCATCCTAGTCCAGGAACAGACAAACTTTCCAGTGAAGCATTAAAaggaaatgataataaaaataaaacacagATAGATAGACATACTGATGTTAATGCTGTTATAACTATACCACCACTACAAGGAAAacagaataatattaaattctctataaaaccTAATGAAAGTAACATCGATGGTATTAATACATCTCCAACAGGCAATAAAAGAAAAGAgtcagaaaatggaaaaaatgatGTTGAAAATATAGAACCACCGCCTAAAAGTAACGACAAAGGAGGGATAGGAAAAGAAGAGATAACTGATACAAATTCTGTAAATAATGAAGATGGAGGAAATAAGAATGATGGCAGTGAGGATGTCACAACAAGTACATTATCAGAAAACACTCAGGAACAAGGTTTTAGCCATGAATGGAATCCCCACGTGCAAGGTGATGAATTATCTATTG atccAAATAATAGACCTGAACAACCTGAGGATACAG cATATCAAGGTCAGGGTATAACTGAACAGAGAAATGTGATGTCTAGTTACAATAATATCAGGTTAGATGACGAATCCCACTATTTTACTTACTTCAGTGTACTTTCCTTAATCTCAATAGCTGCATACATTGGTTATTATAATAAACAGAAG ATATTAGCTATTGTATTGGAAGGACGAAGATCACGTAATCGCGGTAGACGACGATCGAGTGCAGTTAATTATACTAAATTAGATTGTACACTTGAAGAAGCAGTTACATCACAGTGTAATGCAAATGTGACCCATGTCATATATTAA
- the LOC100644408 gene encoding trypsin-1 isoform X1: protein MNCFSECGISNQEDRIVGGQPTTPNKYPWVARLVYEGRFHCGASLVNNDYVLTAAHCVRRLKRSKIRVILGDYDQHVNTDGKAIMRAVSAIIRHRNFDMNSYNHDVALLKLRKSVKFSKTVKPVCLPQKGSDPAGKEGTVVGWGRTSEGGALAGQVHEVQVPILSLIQCRKMKYRANRITENMICAGRGSQDSCQGDSGGPLLVHEGDRLEIVGIVSWGVGCGRPGYPGVYTRVTRYLNWINTNMKEGCICTN from the exons ATGAATTGCTTTTCAGAATGCGGTATATCCAATCAGGAGGACCGAATTGTCGGTGGGCAACCAACAACCCCAAACAAATATCCGTGGGTGGCGAGACTTGTGTACGAGGGTCGCTTTCATTGCGGAGCCAGCCTCGTTAACAATGATTACGTTCTTACCGCTGCTCACTGTGTACGTAG ATTAAAACGGTCGAAGATCCGCGTGATACTTGGTGATTACGACCAACATGTAAATACCGACGGAAAAGCCATAATGAGAGCAGTGAGCGCTATAATTCGTCACAGGAACTTCGACATGAATTCGTACAATCACGACGTCGCCTTATTGAAACTTCGCAAATCTGTGAAATTTTCTAAAACTGTCAAACCCGTATGTTTACCTcaaaaag GTAGCGATCCAGCTGGTAAAGAAGGCACCGTGGTAGGCTGGGGGCGGACATCTGAAGGAGGTGCGCTTGCTGGACAAGTCCATGAAGTACAAGTGCCGATATTAAGTTTAATACAATGCCGTAAAATGAAATATCGCGCTAATCGAATCACGGAAAACATGATCTGTGCTGGTCGAGGCAGTCAGGATTCTTGTCAAGGAGATAGTGGCGGACCTTTACTTGTGCACGAAGGCGACAGGCTTGAAATAGTTG GAATAGTGTCCTGGGGTGTTGGTTGCGGAAGACCAGGATATCCTGGAGTATACACCAGGGTAACTAGGTACCTGAATTGGATCAATACGAATATGAAAGAAGGATGTATATgtacaaattaa
- the LOC100643770 gene encoding trans-Golgi network integral membrane protein 1 isoform X2, with the protein MENYAFRSLFGFTIFASFLYCMKVSDVLSAPTTLRIIDVIKNKNYLNCNVQPFFYENNITSVCNNLTYSVDKHDLKSTNILLCFAFLDGLYKVCHSNEVPKEYNNTTTFYSYIQSLVPGEKENDRDEFCGNISDINIAYKQLERQLSYIKSLRFCYQECFDKSGKFTPLCAILAWNKHISDTKQINTNNKSQGDMNEKEDDKDVNPDPQVQHPSPGTDKLSSEALKGNDNKNKTQIDRHTDVNAVITIPPLQGKQNNIKFSIKPNESNIDGINTSPTGNKRKESENGKNDVENIEPPPKSNDKGGIGKEEITDTNSVNNEDGGNKNDGSEDVTTSTLSENTQEQGFSHEWNPHVQDPNNRPEQPEDTAYQGQGITEQRNVMSSYNNIRLDDESHYFTYFSVLSLISIAAYIGYYNKQKILAIVLEGRRSRNRGRRRSSAVNYTKLDCTLEEAVTSQCNANVTHVIY; encoded by the exons ATGGAAAACTACGCATTTCGTTCACTTTTCGGTTTTACTATATTCGCTTCTTTTCTTTACTGTATGAAAGTGTCAGATGTACTAAGTGCACCAACAACTCTACGTATTAtagatgtaataaaaaataagaattacTTAAATTGTAATGTACAACcgtttttttatgaaaataatattacatcAGTTTGTAATAATTTAACATATTCTGTGGATAAGCATGATTTAAAGTCAACGAATATCCTTTTATGTTTTGCATTCCTTGATGGATTGTATAAAGTTTGTCACTCTAATGAAGTTCccaaagaatataataatacaactacattttattcatatattcaaaGTTTGGTCCCTggtgaaaaagaaaacgatagaGATGAGTTTTGTGGTAATATTAGTGACATTAATATTGCATATAAACAATTGGAACGTCAGTTATCATATATAAAGTCTTTACGTTTCTGCTATCAGGAGTGCTTTGATAAATCAGGTAAATTTACTCCACTTTGTGCGATATTAGCATGGAACAAACATATTAGTGATacaaaacaaataaatacaaataataagtCTCAAGGTGACATGAATGAGAAGGAAGATGATAAAGATGTAAACCCAGATCCACAAGTACAGCATCCTAGTCCAGGAACAGACAAACTTTCCAGTGAAGCATTAAAaggaaatgataataaaaataaaacacagATAGATAGACATACTGATGTTAATGCTGTTATAACTATACCACCACTACAAGGAAAacagaataatattaaattctctataaaaccTAATGAAAGTAACATCGATGGTATTAATACATCTCCAACAGGCAATAAAAGAAAAGAgtcagaaaatggaaaaaatgatGTTGAAAATATAGAACCACCGCCTAAAAGTAACGACAAAGGAGGGATAGGAAAAGAAGAGATAACTGATACAAATTCTGTAAATAATGAAGATGGAGGAAATAAGAATGATGGCAGTGAGGATGTCACAACAAGTACATTATCAGAAAACACTCAGGAACAAGGTTTTAGCCATGAATGGAATCCCCACGTGCAAG atccAAATAATAGACCTGAACAACCTGAGGATACAG cATATCAAGGTCAGGGTATAACTGAACAGAGAAATGTGATGTCTAGTTACAATAATATCAGGTTAGATGACGAATCCCACTATTTTACTTACTTCAGTGTACTTTCCTTAATCTCAATAGCTGCATACATTGGTTATTATAATAAACAGAAG ATATTAGCTATTGTATTGGAAGGACGAAGATCACGTAATCGCGGTAGACGACGATCGAGTGCAGTTAATTATACTAAATTAGATTGTACACTTGAAGAAGCAGTTACATCACAGTGTAATGCAAATGTGACCCATGTCATATATTAA